A window from Ignavibacteriota bacterium encodes these proteins:
- the ric gene encoding iron-sulfur cluster repair di-iron protein, with translation MNNIIDLKSTIGEIVKDNYKTAEVFKKYNIDFCCGGNKTISEVCNDKNLKVVELSKELEKKIFQSVESVQNYKEWEIGFLTDYIINIHHKYVKENIPILTEFTNKIAKVHGDSHPELFKIEEYFNDASEELQHHLMKEERILFPYIFSLSNAQKNNTKIDPSPFGTVRNPISMMIMEHENAGNLLKKIRAITNNYELPEDACNTYNITFKKLDEFENDLHLHIHLENNILFPKAIFLEENLVGNLSRIY, from the coding sequence ATGAACAATATAATAGATTTAAAATCTACTATTGGCGAAATAGTAAAAGATAATTATAAAACTGCTGAAGTATTCAAGAAATATAATATTGATTTTTGCTGCGGTGGAAATAAGACAATTTCTGAAGTCTGCAATGATAAAAACCTTAAAGTTGTAGAATTATCAAAAGAATTGGAGAAGAAAATTTTTCAATCGGTTGAGAGTGTACAAAACTATAAGGAATGGGAAATTGGCTTTTTAACAGACTATATAATTAATATTCATCATAAATACGTAAAAGAAAATATACCTATTCTAACTGAATTTACTAATAAAATTGCCAAAGTTCATGGTGATTCTCATCCTGAATTATTTAAGATTGAAGAATATTTTAATGATGCATCTGAAGAACTACAGCATCACCTAATGAAAGAAGAACGGATTTTATTCCCCTATATATTTTCTCTTTCAAATGCACAAAAGAATAATACAAAAATTGATCCATCACCTTTTGGTACTGTTCGTAATCCTATTTCAATGATGATTATGGAACATGAAAATGCTGGAAATCTACTTAAAAAAATACGCGCAATAACAAATAATTATGAATTGCCTGAAGATGCATGTAATACTTACAATATAACATTCAAAAAACTTGATGAATTTGAAAATGATTTACATTTACACATTCATTTGGAAAATAACATTTTATTTCCCAAGGCAATTTTTCTCGAGGAAAATTTAGTTGGTAATTTATCAAGGATTTATTAA
- a CDS encoding DoxX family membrane protein — MNTYLSLKKWFEKNIDTAFSLIRIFVGFALFVRGIILFVEPSVFTKLTGSDQWYWWYSYVIVIHIIGGVLLGIGLLTRLSALLQIPVLLGAILLFHLKEGLARVEQSLELSTLVLVLLVIFFLFGSGILSVDSYLEKRKVKPY, encoded by the coding sequence ATGAATACATATCTTTCGTTAAAAAAATGGTTTGAAAAAAATATAGATACAGCTTTTTCTCTAATACGAATATTTGTGGGTTTTGCTCTATTTGTACGGGGAATAATACTTTTTGTTGAACCTTCGGTTTTTACAAAATTGACTGGATCAGATCAATGGTATTGGTGGTATTCCTATGTAATTGTAATACATATAATTGGTGGAGTGTTATTAGGAATAGGTTTATTAACTCGTTTATCTGCTTTACTTCAAATTCCAGTTTTATTAGGTGCAATTTTATTATTCCATTTAAAAGAAGGATTAGCACGCGTTGAACAATCTCTTGAACTTTCAACATTAGTTTTGGTGCTTTTAGTGATTTTCTTTCTGTTTGGTTCTGGAATTCTATCAGTTGATTCTTACTTAGAAAAAAGAAAAGTAAAACCATATTAG
- a CDS encoding NarK/NasA family nitrate transporter gives MIENSIKKSYQILFVNTFAFMICFAAWTINGVLVTFLVETGTYNWNSVQVGWLLGLPILSGSIFRFPVGMLTDKYGGRIVFSALLFFCSIPMFLLSVANSFEVFAFLSFLFGLTGASFASGIAFTSLWFTKDKQGTALGIFGVGNIGTALTVLFAPSLLEILTENNTFIEGWRTLPKIYSVILAFTGILFVVFTQNKFPNKRKSFKELFDPLKNIRPWRFGLYYFLVFGCFVAFSQWLIPYYVNAYYLPLVTAGFLTSLFSVPAGLFRALGGWLSDMFGARKVMYGVFGASIILSFLLIFPRMEIYSPGYGVIANRDGKITRVEENFIEIDGTKVEFMKKGVKPHHENNNMIVLPKIESWQEPVVSIGKVVKRKELIARGVTRIFFQANVWIFTGLVFLIGIAWGIGMGGVYKFIPEYFPNEVGVVGGAIGVLGGLGGFFFPIVFGYTFTLTGIWTSSWFLVLVLSIICFSWFTSVVTKMLNSNLPELTSKFESAG, from the coding sequence ATGATCGAAAATTCAATTAAGAAATCATATCAAATTTTGTTTGTAAATACGTTTGCATTTATGATTTGTTTTGCTGCATGGACAATAAACGGCGTATTAGTAACATTCCTTGTGGAAACTGGAACATATAATTGGAATAGTGTTCAGGTGGGTTGGTTACTTGGGCTTCCAATTTTATCTGGTTCTATATTTAGATTTCCCGTTGGAATGTTGACAGACAAGTATGGAGGAAGAATTGTATTCAGCGCATTGCTGTTCTTTTGCAGCATCCCAATGTTTCTATTAAGTGTTGCAAACAGTTTTGAAGTGTTTGCGTTTCTAAGCTTTCTTTTTGGACTTACTGGCGCTAGCTTTGCAAGTGGAATTGCTTTTACTTCTTTATGGTTTACCAAAGACAAACAGGGAACTGCATTAGGAATTTTTGGAGTGGGTAATATTGGAACCGCTTTAACAGTACTATTTGCCCCAAGTCTTTTAGAGATATTGACTGAAAATAATACTTTCATTGAAGGTTGGAGAACGTTACCAAAAATTTATTCGGTGATCTTAGCTTTTACTGGTATTCTTTTCGTTGTTTTTACACAAAACAAATTTCCGAATAAAAGGAAATCATTTAAAGAATTATTCGATCCATTAAAAAATATACGGCCATGGAGATTTGGTTTGTATTATTTTTTAGTATTTGGGTGTTTTGTAGCTTTTTCTCAATGGCTTATTCCATATTACGTCAATGCTTATTATCTTCCGCTAGTTACAGCTGGTTTTTTAACATCTCTCTTTAGTGTTCCAGCAGGGCTATTCCGAGCACTTGGGGGTTGGCTCTCTGATATGTTTGGTGCGCGAAAAGTAATGTATGGTGTATTCGGAGCATCAATTATTTTATCTTTTCTTTTAATTTTTCCAAGAATGGAAATCTATTCGCCAGGATATGGGGTAATTGCAAATAGAGATGGTAAGATAACAAGGGTAGAAGAAAACTTTATTGAAATAGATGGAACCAAAGTTGAGTTTATGAAAAAAGGTGTTAAGCCCCATCATGAAAATAATAATATGATAGTTTTACCAAAAATTGAATCGTGGCAGGAACCAGTTGTTTCAATTGGAAAAGTAGTCAAGAGAAAGGAACTTATTGCTAGGGGAGTTACAAGAATTTTCTTCCAGGCAAATGTTTGGATTTTTACTGGATTAGTTTTTTTAATAGGGATTGCGTGGGGAATTGGAATGGGAGGTGTTTACAAGTTCATTCCGGAGTATTTTCCAAATGAAGTTGGTGTAGTTGGTGGTGCTATTGGAGTTCTAGGCGGTTTGGGTGGATTCTTCTTCCCGATCGTTTTTGGATATACTTTTACTCTCACAGGAATATGGACTTCAAGTTGGTTTCTTGTTTTAGTTCTATCAATTATTTGTTTTAGTTGGTTTACTTCAGTTGTTACAAAAATGCTTAATAGTAATTTACCGGAACTTACAAGTAAGTTTGAATCAGCAGGTTAA
- the narI gene encoding respiratory nitrate reductase subunit gamma, with protein sequence MNIFNIIFFIVLPYAALLLFFVGTIYKYKATKFKFSSLSSQFLETRKLYWGSVPFHWGILFLFFGHLTAFLFPSSILAWNQMPARLIILEISAFTGGILTLVGLSNLFYRRISDARLRKVTNIMDIILELLLLSQIFFGLWVAYSNRWGSSWFATILSPYLRSIFTFYPNIDAVAMLPFIVQLHIIIAFFIFLIIPFTRLVHLLVFPLSYLWRPYQKVIWNWDRKNVRNPKSSWNINKPKNN encoded by the coding sequence ATGAATATATTTAATATTATTTTTTTTATTGTTTTACCATACGCAGCTCTGTTGCTGTTTTTTGTTGGAACAATCTATAAATATAAAGCGACAAAGTTTAAATTCTCATCGTTATCGTCTCAATTTTTGGAAACAAGAAAATTATACTGGGGATCTGTACCTTTTCATTGGGGGATTTTGTTTTTATTCTTTGGACACTTAACAGCATTTTTATTTCCATCTTCAATTTTAGCTTGGAATCAAATGCCCGCAAGATTGATAATCCTTGAAATATCAGCTTTCACTGGGGGAATACTTACACTAGTCGGCTTAAGTAATTTATTTTATAGAAGAATATCAGATGCCCGATTGAGAAAAGTTACTAATATTATGGACATCATTTTAGAATTACTATTATTATCTCAAATATTTTTTGGACTTTGGGTTGCTTATTCTAATAGATGGGGTTCGTCTTGGTTCGCCACTATACTTTCACCGTATCTAAGATCAATATTTACTTTTTATCCTAATATAGATGCAGTTGCAATGCTTCCTTTTATAGTTCAGCTACACATAATAATTGCATTTTTTATTTTTTTGATAATTCCATTTACTCGTTTGGTACATTTACTTGTTTTTCCATTAAGTTATTTATGGCGACCTTATCAAAAAGTTATTTGGAACTGGGACAGAAAGAATGTTAGAAATCCCAAATCAAGTTGGAATATAAATAAACCTAAAAATAATTAA
- the narH gene encoding nitrate reductase subunit beta, which yields MDVRSQIAMVFHLDKCIGCHTCSIACKNIWTDRKGAEYMWWNNVETKPGTGYPTKWEDQDIYKGGWKRNGNDKINLRGSGKLKGLLNIFHNPYLPVLDDYYEPWTYKYLDLIESPASNDQPTAVPISLVTGKQIDIKGGPNWDDDLSGTLEYARQDPNLENLTEAECEAMFQLEKMAMFYLPRICNHCLNPACVASCPSGAIYKRGEDGIVLINQKVCRAWRMCVSACPYKKSFYNWNTGKSEKCILCYPRLEAGYAPACMHSCVGRIRYLGVLLYDAEKIEAAASVPENELINSQLDLILDPYDEQVIQFAQKNGIADSTLKAAQTSPIYKFVKKWGMALPLHAEYRTLPMLFYVPPMMPIMASLTETDNSTQAEKLDPIAKFWNKHYKYNTSSNSIIQTIDQARFPIKYMANLFGTGNEEKLIQVLKKQLAVRIHRRHITVGDINAELARVSLTEVNLNEETADDIYRLTSLAKFEDRFNIPPAHREQAIEMMEFTGDVKGSTGFGFREIPQRGL from the coding sequence ATGGATGTGAGATCACAAATAGCAATGGTATTTCATCTAGATAAATGTATAGGATGCCACACTTGTTCGATTGCATGTAAAAATATTTGGACAGACAGGAAGGGTGCTGAATATATGTGGTGGAACAACGTTGAAACTAAACCCGGAACTGGTTACCCAACCAAATGGGAAGATCAAGACATTTATAAGGGTGGATGGAAGAGAAATGGTAATGATAAAATAAATCTTCGCGGATCAGGGAAGTTAAAAGGGTTACTTAATATTTTTCACAATCCTTATTTGCCGGTACTTGATGATTATTATGAACCTTGGACATATAAGTATTTGGACCTAATAGAATCTCCTGCAAGCAATGATCAGCCTACTGCTGTACCTATCTCGCTGGTTACTGGAAAACAGATTGATATAAAAGGAGGACCAAATTGGGATGATGATTTAAGCGGTACACTAGAATATGCCCGTCAGGATCCCAATTTAGAGAATTTAACAGAAGCTGAATGTGAAGCAATGTTTCAATTGGAAAAAATGGCTATGTTTTATTTACCAAGAATTTGCAATCATTGTTTAAATCCTGCTTGTGTTGCATCTTGTCCATCCGGCGCAATTTACAAAAGAGGTGAAGACGGCATAGTTCTAATAAATCAAAAAGTCTGCCGTGCATGGAGAATGTGTGTTTCAGCTTGTCCGTACAAAAAATCTTTCTATAACTGGAATACTGGGAAATCTGAAAAGTGTATTTTATGTTATCCCCGATTAGAAGCTGGATATGCCCCTGCATGCATGCATTCGTGTGTGGGAAGAATTCGCTATTTAGGAGTTTTGTTATATGATGCAGAAAAAATTGAAGCCGCAGCTTCAGTACCTGAAAACGAATTGATAAATAGTCAGCTTGATCTTATTCTTGATCCGTATGACGAACAAGTAATTCAATTTGCACAGAAAAACGGAATTGCGGATTCAACTTTAAAAGCTGCACAAACTTCACCAATCTATAAATTTGTTAAAAAATGGGGTATGGCACTTCCGCTACATGCAGAATACCGAACTTTGCCAATGCTATTTTATGTTCCTCCAATGATGCCTATTATGGCATCGTTAACAGAAACCGATAATTCAACGCAGGCAGAGAAACTTGATCCTATTGCAAAATTTTGGAATAAACATTACAAATATAACACTAGTTCAAACTCTATAATTCAAACTATTGATCAAGCTAGATTTCCTATTAAATATATGGCAAATTTATTTGGTACGGGAAATGAAGAAAAATTAATTCAAGTACTTAAAAAACAATTAGCTGTTAGGATTCATCGCAGACACATAACTGTTGGTGATATTAATGCGGAATTAGCAAGAGTTTCCTTAACAGAAGTAAACTTAAACGAAGAAACTGCAGATGACATATATCGATTAACATCCCTTGCCAAATTTGAAGATAGATTCAATATTCCACCAGCGCATCGTGAACAAGCAATCGAAATGATGGAATTTACAGGTGATGTAAAAGGATCAACTGGATTTGGTTTTAGAGAGATTCCACAGAGAGGACTTTAA
- a CDS encoding nitrate reductase subunit alpha: MTWIKDIFSPNTRKWEEFYRNRFQHDKIVRSTHGVNCTGGCSWQIHIKDGIVVWETQQLDYPLLESNLPPYEPRGCQRGISFSWYLYSPLRIKYPLVRGTLIDFYRNEKIKTGDPIKAWENLQNDHEKRNVYQKARGKGGFRRTTWDEVLEIIAAANIYTAKKYGPDRVVGFSPIPAMSMLSYAAGSRFLQLFGGVNLSFYDWYCDLPNASPEIWGEQTDVCESADWYNSKMIAVMGANLNMTRTPDCHFFAEARHNGTKAVVFAPDFNQVAKYADQWIPLHAGSDGAFWMAVTHIILNEFHHEKKTPYFINYVKKYTDSSYLVELNNEKGIYKPGRLLRANQIEEYQNISNGDWKFLNIDSQTRRLIVPKGSVGHRWDKDKGNWNMKYENSADNSKYDPMLTFIDDNDDIYQVEFVEYGLNKNRNRGVPVKFIKNKIGEKIVVTTVYDLTMAQYGVSRGLNGDYPLDYSDQDSAYTPAWQEIFTGIDSQTVISYAREWANTAQITEGKCMIIIGAGVNHWYHNNLMYRSGIMALMLCGCIGKNGGGLNHYVGQEKLAPSDSWGAIAFAKDWVNSSRLQQTPIWHYINTCQYRYDGLTSDYSTGPKNELTNKHMGDLIFKSVRMGWMPFYPQFNKNSLNIAKEAHSNDAEDIKNYVLEKLKKREIEYSIADPDNEINFPRVWYIWRGNAISGSMKGHEYALKHYLGTNSNLIAKDSEDRTEEVKWHDVAPEGKMDLVVDLNFRMDSSALYSDIVLPAASWYEKDDLNSTDMHSFIHPLSAAIAPVWESKSDWEIFKAVALKTSELAKVNFNQPQIDVVTVPLSHDSPDEISQSGINDWFTNECEAIPGKTMHKISIIERDYTKIYDKFISLGENIKKTGLSAHGNYYNCEDFYEEMLISNHFPKEKIDGKIYPSLKEAISAANAVLHLSSLTNGELTKRAYKYMEVKSGLVLADLAEGTKDLRLNFKDLQAQPRRYNTSPVWSGLMNNGRAYSAFTYNIERLVPWRTLTGRQHFYLDHEMYIKYGEHLPTYKPSPKPEAFGDLNETSKEIKGKALNCLTPHGKWHIHSTYMDNLRMLTLSRGCEPCWLSEADANELEIKDNDWVEVFNDNGVYCTRAVVSSRIPKGVCIVYHTVERTITIPKSEIRGNKRAGGNNSITRTHLKPNLLAGGYGQFSFHFNYWGPTAPNRDTHVYVKKMTSVNF, encoded by the coding sequence ATGACTTGGATAAAAGACATATTTTCTCCTAATACTAGAAAATGGGAAGAATTTTATAGAAATCGTTTTCAACATGATAAAATAGTAAGAAGTACGCATGGTGTAAATTGTACAGGGGGCTGTTCGTGGCAGATTCATATTAAAGATGGAATTGTTGTATGGGAAACACAGCAATTAGATTATCCATTACTTGAAAGCAATCTTCCTCCTTATGAGCCACGCGGATGTCAAAGAGGAATTTCATTTTCATGGTATTTGTACAGTCCACTTAGAATAAAATATCCACTTGTTAGAGGGACGTTAATTGATTTTTATCGTAACGAGAAAATTAAAACAGGAGATCCCATAAAAGCATGGGAAAATTTGCAGAATGATCATGAAAAAAGAAATGTGTATCAGAAAGCTAGAGGAAAAGGTGGATTTAGAAGAACTACCTGGGATGAAGTTCTTGAAATTATCGCTGCTGCAAATATTTATACAGCAAAAAAATACGGACCTGACCGAGTTGTTGGGTTTTCACCAATTCCGGCTATGTCTATGCTGAGCTATGCAGCGGGAAGCAGATTTCTACAATTGTTTGGTGGAGTGAATTTGAGTTTTTATGATTGGTATTGTGATTTACCAAATGCTTCACCTGAAATCTGGGGAGAGCAGACCGACGTATGTGAAAGCGCAGATTGGTACAATTCAAAAATGATTGCGGTAATGGGAGCAAACCTTAATATGACAAGAACGCCTGACTGTCATTTTTTCGCAGAGGCACGTCATAATGGAACAAAAGCAGTTGTGTTTGCACCTGATTTTAATCAAGTTGCTAAATATGCGGACCAGTGGATACCTTTACATGCGGGAAGTGATGGTGCTTTTTGGATGGCAGTAACTCACATTATTTTAAATGAATTTCATCATGAAAAGAAAACACCATATTTTATAAATTATGTAAAAAAATATACAGACTCTAGCTATCTAGTAGAATTGAACAACGAAAAAGGAATTTATAAACCAGGTCGTTTATTACGTGCAAATCAAATTGAAGAATATCAAAATATTTCAAACGGTGATTGGAAATTCCTAAATATTGATTCGCAAACAAGAAGACTTATTGTGCCGAAAGGAAGCGTAGGTCATAGATGGGATAAGGATAAAGGAAATTGGAATATGAAGTATGAAAATTCTGCTGATAATTCCAAGTATGATCCTATGCTTACTTTCATTGATGATAATGATGATATATATCAAGTAGAATTTGTTGAATATGGCTTGAATAAAAATCGCAATCGTGGTGTTCCAGTAAAATTTATCAAAAATAAAATCGGTGAAAAAATTGTCGTTACCACTGTTTATGATTTAACCATGGCGCAATATGGAGTTAGCAGAGGACTTAATGGAGATTATCCTTTAGATTATTCGGATCAAGATTCTGCTTATACACCAGCTTGGCAAGAAATATTTACAGGTATTGATTCACAAACAGTAATTAGTTACGCTAGAGAATGGGCAAATACGGCGCAAATTACCGAAGGTAAATGCATGATAATCATCGGTGCTGGAGTAAATCATTGGTATCATAATAACCTTATGTACCGGTCTGGTATTATGGCTTTAATGCTTTGTGGATGCATCGGTAAAAACGGTGGCGGTTTAAATCATTATGTAGGACAAGAAAAACTTGCACCATCGGACTCTTGGGGTGCAATTGCATTTGCAAAAGACTGGGTAAACAGTTCACGGCTTCAGCAAACACCTATCTGGCATTATATAAATACCTGTCAATATCGATATGATGGTCTTACATCGGATTATAGCACAGGTCCCAAAAATGAATTAACTAATAAACATATGGGGGATTTGATTTTCAAATCTGTGAGAATGGGTTGGATGCCGTTTTATCCTCAGTTCAATAAAAATTCTTTGAATATAGCAAAGGAAGCACACAGTAATGATGCAGAAGATATTAAAAATTATGTTTTAGAAAAACTAAAGAAACGAGAAATTGAATATTCAATTGCAGATCCTGATAATGAAATAAATTTTCCGCGCGTGTGGTATATATGGCGAGGTAATGCAATTTCAGGAAGTATGAAAGGGCACGAATATGCTCTAAAACATTATCTTGGCACTAATTCCAATTTGATTGCAAAAGATAGTGAAGATCGAACAGAAGAAGTAAAATGGCATGATGTTGCGCCCGAAGGCAAAATGGATTTGGTTGTTGATTTAAATTTTCGAATGGATTCATCTGCTCTATATTCTGATATTGTTTTACCAGCTGCATCTTGGTATGAAAAAGATGATCTAAATAGTACAGATATGCATTCATTCATTCATCCTCTATCAGCGGCAATTGCTCCAGTTTGGGAATCAAAATCTGATTGGGAAATTTTTAAGGCAGTTGCATTAAAAACAAGTGAACTTGCAAAAGTTAATTTTAATCAACCGCAAATTGATGTAGTTACCGTCCCTCTTTCGCATGATTCTCCTGATGAAATATCTCAGTCGGGAATAAATGATTGGTTTACAAATGAATGCGAAGCTATTCCTGGTAAAACAATGCACAAAATTTCTATTATTGAAAGAGATTATACAAAGATATACGATAAATTTATTTCATTAGGAGAAAATATTAAGAAGACAGGACTTAGTGCTCATGGAAATTATTATAATTGTGAAGATTTTTATGAAGAAATGCTAATTTCGAACCATTTCCCTAAGGAAAAAATTGATGGAAAAATTTATCCATCTCTCAAAGAAGCAATTTCTGCTGCTAACGCAGTACTTCATCTTTCTTCATTAACTAATGGAGAACTAACTAAACGTGCATACAAATATATGGAAGTTAAGTCTGGACTTGTTCTAGCGGATTTGGCTGAAGGAACTAAAGATTTAAGATTAAACTTTAAGGATTTACAAGCGCAGCCGAGAAGATATAATACTTCACCGGTATGGTCGGGTTTAATGAATAATGGAAGAGCTTATTCAGCATTCACTTATAATATTGAAAGATTGGTACCTTGGAGAACCTTAACAGGTAGGCAACATTTTTATCTTGATCATGAAATGTATATTAAATATGGTGAACATCTTCCAACGTATAAACCTTCGCCAAAACCTGAAGCTTTCGGAGATTTAAATGAAACATCAAAAGAAATAAAAGGCAAAGCCTTAAACTGTCTGACTCCACATGGAAAATGGCATATACATTCAACATACATGGATAATCTTAGAATGCTCACCCTATCGAGAGGTTGTGAACCTTGTTGGTTAAGTGAAGCTGATGCAAATGAATTAGAAATAAAAGATAATGACTGGGTGGAAGTTTTTAACGATAACGGCGTTTACTGCACTCGTGCAGTTGTAAGTTCTAGAATTCCTAAAGGTGTCTGCATTGTTTATCATACAGTTGAAAGGACTATTACGATCCCTAAATCTGAAATACGTGGTAATAAACGAGCAGGCGGAAACAATAGTATAACAAGAACACATTTAAAACCAAATTTGCTTGCTGGAGGGTATGGTCAATTTTCTTTTCATTTCAATTATTGGGGTCCAACAGCACCTAATAGAGATACTCATGTATATGTAAAAAAAATGACTAGTGTAAATTTCTGA
- a CDS encoding c-type cytochrome, protein MSCHTIGEGKRIGPDLANIHIRREENWLLKFISSSQSLITQGDSTAVSLFKENNNAVMPDQQLSNIEIKAVINYITLNSPDPNNPDVRTPKQIFDATSVTDLFIQRGKALFEGTKKFTNGAAPCISCHNVQLPGVFTGGNIAVDLSAAFTRLSAAGVDGIIRNPPFPAMINNFAESPLTDEEIKYLMAYLYYSDNWNLTQNHTGSSDANFVLFTVLMLDIILLAMLLYWQRVKKLSVNALHQ, encoded by the coding sequence TTGTCGTGCCATACAATTGGTGAAGGGAAAAGAATCGGACCTGATTTGGCAAACATTCATATTAGACGAGAAGAAAATTGGTTATTAAAATTTATTAGTTCATCGCAATCTCTTATCACACAAGGCGATTCAACAGCTGTATCTCTTTTTAAAGAGAATAATAATGCTGTGATGCCTGATCAGCAACTTAGTAATATTGAAATTAAAGCGGTGATTAATTATATCACCTTGAATAGTCCGGATCCGAATAATCCGGATGTAAGAACACCAAAGCAAATATTCGATGCAACAAGCGTTACCGATTTGTTTATCCAACGCGGTAAAGCACTTTTCGAAGGAACAAAAAAATTTACCAACGGTGCAGCACCTTGTATTAGTTGTCATAATGTACAATTGCCGGGTGTCTTCACAGGTGGAAATATCGCGGTGGATTTAAGTGCTGCATTTACACGCCTTAGTGCAGCTGGTGTTGATGGTATTATTAGAAACCCACCTTTCCCTGCAATGATAAATAATTTTGCTGAAAGCCCCTTAACTGATGAAGAGATTAAATATTTAATGGCATATCTGTATTATTCAGATAATTGGAATTTAACTCAAAACCATACTGGAAGTAGTGATGCAAATTTTGTTTTATTTACTGTTCTAATGTTGGACATAATTTTATTAGCAATGCTGTTATACTGGCAACGTGTTAAAAAGCTAAGTGTTAATGCATTACATCAATAA
- a CDS encoding T9SS type A sorting domain-containing protein: MKKLYIIFFCFFLFNASVEFSQITITQNDYSTLFAVGKTNITFVDTLTETINIGQPGGNNQWDFTHLTPHTFLELTSVLTSTTPYADSFANSDVATYLNFELDSDSSLSGISETWSFYNSSNATEIGSVSYNSFTDNGITTINEIISRNIPPFRQYDFPLTFDKIWTVKDSVESKSYSSGELYMTNIDVTIYNIHIDAWGAMKLPSGKVVEALRARQQEISTTYFFGIPLGTEISVTYFFMAKTGESLSVLADSEDPSTSGVIIGSIGWSNDEKITDVQKFKTISNKFSLNQNYPNPFNPTTKIEYNISENSYVKLIIYDILGNEVSQLVNKYQSAGKYSYLFDGSKLASGTYFVHLYSGNYIETIKMSLLK, from the coding sequence ATGAAAAAATTATACATAATATTTTTTTGCTTTTTTCTCTTTAACGCGTCAGTTGAATTTTCACAAATTACTATTACTCAAAACGATTATAGTACTTTATTCGCTGTAGGTAAAACAAATATTACATTCGTCGATACTCTTACCGAAACTATAAATATTGGTCAACCAGGCGGTAATAATCAATGGGATTTTACTCATTTAACACCACACACATTTTTAGAACTTACCTCTGTGTTAACTTCTACTACACCATATGCCGATTCTTTTGCAAATTCTGATGTAGCTACTTACTTAAACTTTGAATTGGATTCTGATTCAAGTTTATCAGGAATAAGTGAAACATGGTCATTTTATAATTCTTCAAATGCTACAGAAATAGGAAGTGTTTCATACAATTCTTTTACTGACAATGGTATCACTACTATAAATGAGATTATATCGAGAAATATTCCACCTTTTAGGCAATATGACTTTCCTCTTACATTTGATAAAATTTGGACTGTTAAAGATTCAGTTGAATCCAAATCTTATTCATCTGGGGAATTATATATGACAAATATAGATGTAACTATCTATAATATTCACATTGATGCTTGGGGAGCAATGAAATTACCAAGTGGGAAAGTTGTTGAAGCTTTAAGAGCTAGACAGCAAGAAATTTCGACCACATATTTTTTTGGTATTCCTCTGGGTACAGAGATATCTGTAACTTACTTTTTTATGGCAAAAACAGGTGAGTCATTATCAGTTTTAGCTGATAGTGAAGATCCGTCCACTTCTGGAGTAATTATTGGAAGTATTGGTTGGAGTAATGATGAAAAGATAACCGACGTTCAAAAATTTAAAACAATATCAAATAAATTTTCGTTAAATCAAAATTATCCCAATCCATTTAACCCTACAACAAAAATTGAATACAATATCTCAGAAAACTCATACGTAAAGCTGATAATTTATGATATTTTAGGAAATGAAGTTTCACAATTAGTTAATAAATATCAAAGTGCTGGGAAATATAGCTATTTGTTTGATGGATCAAAATTAGCAAGTGGAACCTATTTTGTCCATTTGTATTCTGGGAATTATATTGAAACAATAAAAATGTCACTTTTAAAGTAA